ACAAGCTTACCGTCGCCCACCTGGGCTTCTTGGCACAGCGTCGTTTAGCACGAGGAGTGCGGCTCAACCATGCAGAAGCGGTGGTATGTGTATGTCCTGGGGGCGTAGGACACGACCACTAACGCTTCCCCGAACAGGCCCTGATAGCCTCCGTGCTGCACGAGGTACGTTAACCCCACGAAATCCCCTATAATCACATCGTTACACACCATACACCATAGACCCAAATGATCCAACGCGCAAACTAATACCCAAACTCCTCGTAGTTGATCCGCGATGGCCAATACTCCGTCGCCGATCTAATGTCCATCGGCAAAACTATGCTCGGCCGCCGCCACGTCCTCCCCTCCGTACTAGCAACCCTCGTTGAGCTCCAAGTCGAAGGAACCTTCGTCTCTGGTACCTACTTGGTAACCGTACACCACCCGATCAGTAGCGACGAAGGCGATCTCGAGCGCGCCCTATATAGCAGTTTCCTGCCCGTCCCCGCGCCCGAGGCATTCCCAGACCCGGACCCGCAAGATTTCTTGCCTGAGAAAATGCCCGGCGCGGTTATTCCTGTTAAAAATGCGCGCGTGGAGTTGAATGTCGGGAAGAGGCGGATTAGGCTCAAGGTTATGAGTAAAGGAGATCGGCCGATTCAGGTGTGTACATTGGACTCAATACCCAGAGTGGAAAAgaccacaaaaaaaaaatcagatCAGAAGCAAGGGATGCTAATTACAGTTTTGATGACCAGGTCGGATCGCATTATCATTTCATTGAGACGAACCCGCAGCTGCACTTCGATCGCTTGCAGTCGTACGGTTTCCGACTGGATATCCCCGCAGGTACATCGATCAGATTCGAGCCCGGTGATACGAAGACGGTCACGCTTGTCGAGATCGGTGGAAATCGCGTGATCCGCGGTGGAAATTGGTTGGCGAATGGGCCGGTAGATATGAGTCGTGCTGACGAGATCATGTCTCAGCTGCAGGCAGCTGGGTTTGCGCATGTGCCGGAGCCGCAGGCGGATAGTGCGCTTGTTTCTGGGTTCTCGATGGAGCGCGAGGCGTACTCGCGCATGTTCGGTCCTACCACGGGGGATTTGGTGCGGCTTGGGTTAACGGATTTGTGGATTCAGGTTGAGAAGGATATGACGAATTATGGCGACGAGTGTGCTTTTGGTGGAGGGAAGACGCTGCGCGAGGGGATGGGACAGGCGTCTGATCGGTCTCACACCGAGTGTGTTGATACTGTTATCACGAATGCGTTGATTATCGATTGGACTGGTATCTACAAGGCTGATATTGGTATCAAGGATGGGCTTATTGCTGGTATTGGCAAGGCTGGAAACCCGGATGTCATGGACGGCGTGCATCCTGCTCTGGTGGTGGGCTCATCTACGGATGTCATTGCTGGAGAGAACAAGATTGTTACCGCTGGTGGTATCGACACGCACATTCACTTGATCTGCCCGCAACAGGTGGAAGAAGCTTTGGCCTCGGGAATCACCACTTTCCTCGGCGGCGGCACTGGCCCCACCACTGGATCAAACGCGACGACATGTACACCGTCGCCGAACTTTTTGCGCCAGATGATGCAAGCATGCGACAGTCTACCGATCAACATAGGCATCACGGGCAAGGGCAACGACTGCGGAAAGAAGAGTCTCAGAGAGCAGATCCTAGCAGGTGCAGCAGGTCTTAAGCTTCACGAAGACTGGGGCTCCACTCCAGCAGCTATCGACAACTGTCTCGAAGTCTGCGACGAATACGACGTGCAGTGCATGATCCACACAGACACACTGAATGAATCCGGCTTCGTCGAGCAGAGCATCGGGGCCTTCAAAGGCCGCACAATCCACACCTATCACACCGAAGGCGCAGGCGGTGGCCACGCCCCCGACATCATCTCCGTCGTTGAACACCCCAACGTCCTTCCCAGTAGCACAAACCCAACCCGGCCCTTCACCCTTAACACCCTCGACGAACACCTCGACATGCTAATGGTCTGCCATCACCTGTCAAAGAATATTCCCGAGGATGTAGCCTTCGCGGAAAGCCGCATCCGCGCCGAAACCATCGCCGCCGAAGACGTCCTCCATGACCTCGGTGCCATCAGCATGATGTCCTCGGACTCGCAAGCAATGGGTCGCTGCGGTGAAGTAATCCTTCGCACCTGGCACACAGCGCACAAGAACAAGACACAGCGCGGACCTCTCGGCATCGACGCCGACAGTGGCGCGGACAATTTCCGCGTCAAGCGATACATCAGCAAGTACACGATCAACCCCGCTCTCGCGCAGGGAATGTCGCATGTCATCGGGTCTGTGGAGGTCGGCAAGGTCGCCGACCTGGTATTGTGGAATGCAGCGGCATTCGGCACGAAACCCGTATCCGTTCTGAAGAGTGGGATGATTGTTACCGCGGAGGTTGGAGATCCGAATGCATCAATCCCGACTGTTGAGCCGATTATTACGCGGCCGATGTTTGCTGCGCGGGTTCCGGCTATGTCTATAATGTTTGTGTCACAGGCTTCTATTGATGCGGGGATTGTGCAGACGTACGGATTGAAGAAGCGCATCGAGGCTGTGAGGAAATGTCGCTCGGTTGGGAAGAAGGATATGAAATTTAACGATGCTATGCCGAAGATGAAGGTTGATCCGGAGAGTTATACCGTTGAGGCGGATGGGATGCTTTGTGATGCGGAGCCGGCCTCGGAACTGCCTTTGACGCAGGCGTATTATGTCTTCTGAGTGTTTGATggctttttttctgtcttGCGTGCCCTAGGCTTTTCATTTTGGTCTTTACAGTCACTTTATACCTTGCTTTTTTTAGTTGATTGTTTTAACATGACATGGGAATCTTAGATCTTTTCCCTACTACTTCTCTCCGATGCACATTTAGCTCAATCAGCaacctttctttttttttcgtttttttctctcctcAAAATTCTAGAGAATTCAACATCCCCTTGATAGAATCGAGAACAATCCGATCCGTCCTCCTCCCATCAGTTTTGACTAGAATATCTGCCCAGTGTAACAAAGACGCAGCAAGACCATTGCAAATACGCGGCACATTGTAGCTATCAAACCCGTACGGTTTCACCAGCACATACGCATTGCAACGAGCATCACGAGCCATAAACATAGAGACATCCCTCAGGCGATGAACACTACCAACAAGCTCATGCAGATTCTCAGCAACATCCTCACCAGCGTGAGGATTCGCGCTTAGAATCCTCGCCTGCATCTCCAAAGCGAAGATGACAGCCGCACGCTCGCGTTGAAACGTCGATACAGAGCCAGGCCGGGGAGGCATAGTACACAAGGCCGGAGGAAAGGGTGTCGAAAATGGAACCCCGGTACAGCGATATACGACAAACACACCAGGAGTAGTA
The nucleotide sequence above comes from Penicillium digitatum chromosome 1, complete sequence. Encoded proteins:
- a CDS encoding Urease, which encodes MQLVPKELDKLTVAHLGFLAQRRLARGVRLNHAEAVALIASVLHELIRDGQYSVADLMSIGKTMLGRRHVLPSVLATLVELQVEGTFVSGTYLVTVHHPISSDEGDLERALYSSFLPVPAPEAFPDPDPQDFLPEKMPGAVIPVKNARVELNVGKRRIRLKVMSKGDRPIQVGSHYHFIETNPQLHFDRLQSYGFRLDIPAGTSIRFEPGDTKTVTLVEIGGNRVIRGGNWLANGPVDMSRADEIMSQLQAAGFAHVPEPQADSALVSGFSMEREAYSRMFGPTTGDLVRLGLTDLWIQVEKDMTNYGDECAFGGGKTLREGMGQASDRSHTECVDTVITNALIIDWTGIYKADIGIKDGLIAGIGKAGNPDVMDGVHPALVVGSSTDVIAGENKIVTAGGIDTHIHLICPQQVEEALASGITTFLGGGTGPTTGSNATTCTPSPNFLRQMMQACDSLPINIGITGKGNDCGKKSLREQILAGAAGLKLHEDWGSTPAAIDNCLEVCDEYDVQCMIHTDTLNESGFVEQSIGAFKGRTIHTYHTEGAGGGHAPDIISVVEHPNVLPSSTNPTRPFTLNTLDEHLDMLMVCHHLSKNIPEDVAFAESRIRAETIAAEDVLHDLGAISMMSSDSQAMGRCGEVILRTWHTAHKNKTQRGPLGIDADSGADNFRVKRYISKYTINPALAQGMSHVIGSVEVGKVADLVLWNAAAFGTKPVSVLKSGMIVTAEVGDPNASIPTVEPIITRPMFAARVPAMSIMFVSQASIDAGIVQTYGLKKRIEAVRKCRSVGKKDMKFNDAMPKMKVDPESYTVEADGMLCDAEPASELPLTQAYYVF